In Toxotes jaculatrix isolate fToxJac2 chromosome 11, fToxJac2.pri, whole genome shotgun sequence, a single genomic region encodes these proteins:
- the si:ch1073-126c3.2 gene encoding uncharacterized protein si:ch1073-126c3.2 isoform X2 — protein sequence MALKGTLIWICSLAVLSFSAAQDETLPQICSSQTQLFERLSADLKVAAQCNKSLSSALDAQQSSELLLSMRSLTDCLHKHQLKECQGAKPNECPEAEVPTNGGLACVTVDDKRYCKPVCNHGYDFGFIRRSRLFDECSKQTKYKWDTQYVGGNKLAVCSASDQIAGAKSAYFPRDQDCLVTKSSSQLQNSTIEGFITELRNQGILGEPQYACLVCG from the exons ATGGCATTAAAGGGAACGCTGATTTGGATATGTTCACTAGCAG TCTTGtccttctctgctgctcagGATGAAACTTTACCTCAGATTTGCAGTTCACAAACTCAGCTCTTCGAGCGTCTGTCAGCTGATCTCAAG GTGGCAGCACAGTGCAATAAAAGCTTGAGCTCTGCACTGGATGCTCAGCAGTCATCTGAACTACTGCTTTCCATGAGGAGTCTAACTGATTGTCTGCACAAACACCAGCTGAAAG AATGCCAAGGTGCGAAGCCAAATGAATGCCCTGAAGCTGAAGTGCCCACCAATGGAGGGTTAGCGTGTGTCACAGTTGACGACAAGCGCTACTGCAAACCTGTGTGCAACCAT GGTTACGACTTTGGTTTCATCAGGAGAAGTCGTTTGTTTGATGAATGCAGTAAGCAGACAAAATATAAATGGGACACCCAGTACGTAGGAGGAAACAAGCTGGCTGTGTGCAGCG CATCTGATCAAATTGCAGGAGCAAAGTCGGCCTATTTTCCAAGAGATCAGGATTGCCTGGTGACAAAGAGTAGCAGCCAACTGCAGAATAGCACCATCGAAGGTTTTATCACCGAGCTGAGGAATCAAGGCATACTGGGAGAGCCGCAGTACGCCTGTCTTGTATGTGGATGA
- the si:ch1073-126c3.2 gene encoding uncharacterized protein si:ch1073-126c3.2 isoform X1 has product MALKGTLIWICSLAVLSFSAAQDETLPQICSSQTQLFERLSADLKVAAQCNKSLSSALDAQQSSELLLSMRSLTDCLHKHQLKECQGAKPNECPEAEVPTNGGLACVTVDDKRYCKPVCNHGYDFGFIRRSRLFDECSKQTKYKWDTQYVGGNKLAVCSEASDQIAGAKSAYFPRDQDCLVTKSSSQLQNSTIEGFITELRNQGILGEPQYACLVCG; this is encoded by the exons ATGGCATTAAAGGGAACGCTGATTTGGATATGTTCACTAGCAG TCTTGtccttctctgctgctcagGATGAAACTTTACCTCAGATTTGCAGTTCACAAACTCAGCTCTTCGAGCGTCTGTCAGCTGATCTCAAG GTGGCAGCACAGTGCAATAAAAGCTTGAGCTCTGCACTGGATGCTCAGCAGTCATCTGAACTACTGCTTTCCATGAGGAGTCTAACTGATTGTCTGCACAAACACCAGCTGAAAG AATGCCAAGGTGCGAAGCCAAATGAATGCCCTGAAGCTGAAGTGCCCACCAATGGAGGGTTAGCGTGTGTCACAGTTGACGACAAGCGCTACTGCAAACCTGTGTGCAACCAT GGTTACGACTTTGGTTTCATCAGGAGAAGTCGTTTGTTTGATGAATGCAGTAAGCAGACAAAATATAAATGGGACACCCAGTACGTAGGAGGAAACAAGCTGGCTGTGTGCAGCG AAGCATCTGATCAAATTGCAGGAGCAAAGTCGGCCTATTTTCCAAGAGATCAGGATTGCCTGGTGACAAAGAGTAGCAGCCAACTGCAGAATAGCACCATCGAAGGTTTTATCACCGAGCTGAGGAATCAAGGCATACTGGGAGAGCCGCAGTACGCCTGTCTTGTATGTGGATGA